Part of the Fusibacter sp. A1 genome is shown below.
GATATTTTGCCAGCGATTTTGCAAAGGTGAACTTTCCTATGCCTTTGATGCCTTCAAAACAATAGGCATGCGCATACCGGTCCTCGTGCACTATTTGCTCAAAATATTCTTTTTGCCTTTGATGTCCCATAATCGAATCAAACATCGCTGCGCTCCACTTGAAAACGTTCTTTAAGCAGTTTACCCACCACACGGTAGATATCCTCATGGATGGCGTCAATGGGTCTGAACTCACGATCTAACATGCATTCGATCCTATGCCATCCAAAGAGCTCGCCTATATGCTTAGACGCCTCATAGGCGCGACTGAGGTGGCTGTGGTCTCTTTCATGAATGTCCTTTACTTCCGAACCGTCTATCTTGTTCGCTCTTTTCTCGATTACTGCAATCGAATGCTCTACAGGAACATCGAGAAAGAAGGTCAAATCAGGTCTAGGAATACCCATTAGCTCATATTCGAAGTTCTCCAACCACATCAGAAACTTATCCACTTCCTCCACACTCTCGAATTTAGTGGATTGATGCACCATGTTCGCAGTGGTATATCTGTCAGCTATGACAATTCCGCCTTCAGCGTAAAAATCAGACCATTCCTTTTTATAGGAAGCGAAGCGGTCAACCGCGAAAAATACCGAGGACGCGAACGGGCTCACATCATCCGCATTTTGACCGAAATCGCCTTTCAGGTACATTTTCACAAGGGCGGAGGACTCGCTTTCATAATTTGGAAACGAAACCAGTCGCACAGGATAACCCTCATCGGTCAATCGTTTTAGCAGTCTCTTGCTTTGCGTTTCCTTGCCGCTTCCGTCGTTTGCTTCTATCGTAATTAAAAGTCCCATAATCTCTCCTCATCTACTGACAACTCTGATGTTCTCTCTTTCCATCTCCATACCGATGATTTCATGATGGTCGCCCATCAGTCCCCTGATGATTGTAACGTGTTCCTCAGTGATCAGTTCACCAGGCATGATAAGTGGAATACCCGGCGGATATGGCACGATTCTCTGGGCAGCCACTTTTCCAGCCGCATCATCTAGGTTGACCACTTCCTCACAGAGTCTATCTAGTTGGTCCTTGTCGTAAAGACGTATCGGTGCCGGATACATCACCCTAATCGGCGCAAGGGGTGTTTTCATGACCACGCCATCAAGTACATCCGCAATGGCTTCAAGTTCGGCTTCTGTATTCATGATACTTAAGTACAGCAGAACACCGCTATGGTTGCTTAGCTCACAGTAGATGCCATGGCTTATGAGCAGTTGGTTGATCTCATATCCTGTATAACCTACAGGAGCGGTATGCAGCCAGATCTTAAAGGGATCATCCTGCTCTTTTACTCCACTTAGCCATCTTTTTAATCTAGTAGCCTTAAGTTCCACGATATGGCCGAAAAGATTGTCTTGCCTCTGTCTGTTGTCGACCATATAATGGATGGCTTCGTCTATGGAGGCGATCAGCACATAACTTGGTGAACTCGATTGCAATATCTTCAGATACTCGGTAACTCCCGAATAGCATCTATGCGCATTTTTAAAATGTATCACACCTGTCTGGGTCATCGCGGGCAGGGTCTTATGAGTACTTTGCACAACGATATGCGCCCCCATATTAAGCGCGGAAACGCGACTTTTAGAGCTGAAATTAAGGTGTGCGCCATGCGCCTCGTCGACAATCACGATGCCTTCTCTTTTATCCATCAGCTCGACTACAGAACCAAGGTCTGTCGTATAGCCGTAGTAACTCGGAGAAGTGATCACCACGACCTTAATCGATTCGTTCTTCGCTAAGCAGTCCAGTATCGCCTGTTCCTCATATCCCTCAATGGTTCCGCTCGAACTCCAGATCGGCCCGACCGTCTCATAGGTCAAACCTTTCAGCATACAAGCGTGGTATACAGACTGATGGCAGTCTCTTCCAACGAGAATTTGCTCGCCTCTCTTTGTCGATCCCATGATCGCGGCGAGTATTCCAACCGTCGATCCACCCACTAAAAAGTGCGTGGCATCACTTCCATAGGCATCCCTTGCATGATCCATCGCTTTTTTTATGATTCCCGTGGGATGATGTAGATTGTCCGTTCCCTCAATTTCTGTAGTATCCATCTTAAGCAGATTTCCACCATGGATACGCTTATATTTATGTCCAGGCATGTGTGCGGAAATCAAATCCTTCTTCAGGACCTTCATCAGGTCATCACGAAACATGTTTCGGTACCAAGCTTTCCAAATAGACTCTGATATCCTTTTGCGGTTCTATGATGATCTGTCTGACCCGACCCTCTTTTTTAAAGGTCAATACAAGCCAATGTTTCTTATTCAAGCTGTTTGTGAAGATATCACGCTTTGCGATTTTTTGCTTATGATAGGCTTCCACATTGATGACTTCATCGGGTTTCATGGTAATAAATGCGTGGTTCGATCTTCCTACCACTCTTTCAAAAACCAGGTCATCCGCCACGATACGGTAGTGGAACTCCGCAAGTCTGAAGTAGATGAGCTGGTAACAGAAATAAACGCATGCGATAAACATGACGAGCGATCCCAAGGACCGCACAAGAGGTGAAAACCCGATAAGGACGATATCCACACCCTCTATCGCCATCAGCAGCAAGATGATTGCGATAAGTATCCAAAAAAAACTTATTGATTTCTTTTCAATCGACTGTTTCAGTAACATGTAAGCCTCCAGTATGTGGTTTATCTACGTCTTCTCTTTTTTGGGGAACGTGTTTCAGGCAGTGCATGATACCAAAACCACATCACTAAATATGCGAATACAAATACGATGATTCCACCTATTAAAAGATTCACTTGATTCATTATTTTATCAACCTCGTTTTCTCTAATCATTACCCTTAAGTATGACACATTTGGTGTATAAATAAAACCACTCTCTTAACTTTTGAATCGATGGTCAAAAACGTTTAATCCCATGTATAAAAAGTTTCATTAAGTTAATAATCATATAAATAAAAGCAATAAGATGAATTACTTTTGTATTTTAAATTTTAGGTCGAAATTCCTTTTTAATCGCCTTTTCAAGTAGTTTGATTTCTGTTACTCTTGTGATAGTAAACCAAGACCAATTACTGGAGGGATTTCATGTTATCAAACAGAGTAAATAATATTACACCGTCAATGACATTAGGTATCAGTACGAAGGTAAAGGAACTAAGTCGTGCTGGAATAGAAGTATTGAATCTTAGCATCGGCGAACCGGACTTCTTCACTCCAGATGGAGCGAAAGACTCAGCAATCGAAGCCATACACTCCAACAAGACAAAATACGATGCCGCCACCGGCGTATTGGAACTGAGACAAGCCATTTGCAAAAAACTCGAGAAAGAGAATTCGATTAGCTATAGACCGGAGGAAATCGTGGTTTCCAGTGGTGCGAAACACTCCATCACGAATACTCTCATGGCTATTACAAACCCAGGTGATGAAGTCATCGTACCTATCCCTTACTGGGTAAGCTATCCGGAGATGGTCAAGCTGACAGAAGGCGTGCCTGTATTTGTAGAGACTGAATTCGAGAACAACTTCAAGCTGAAGCCGCAAGAGTTGAGAAATGCGATTACCGATAAGACCAAAGCCATCTTCATCACAAATCCTTCGAATCCGACTGGCGCCGTTTACACAAAAGATGAGCTTAAAGCGCTCGCTGACATTTGTGTGCAGCATGGCATCTATATCATTGCCGATGAAATCTATGAGCGCATGTGCTACTTGGATGAATTCACATCCATCGCCTCGCTTTCAGAAGAGATAAAAGAGATCACGATCACCATCAACGGTTTGAGCAAATCGGTTTCCATGACCGGTTGGAGAGTCGGTTACACAGCGTCCAGAGCGGATATTGCCAAGGGAATGGGTTCAATTCAAGGTCATCTTGTTTCTCACCCAAGTACCATTTCTCAATATGCCGCGATAGGTGGTCTGACAAATTGTGATGACGACATCGCCCACATGAAATCCGTCTACAAGCAAAGAAAAGATCAAGCCATCGAGTGGATAGAAGCCATTGAAGGATTATCCGTCGTTAAGCCAGACGGTGCCTTCTACATCTTTATCAACATCGGTCCACTCAGAGACAAGATCGATTCAAAGGACTTATCCTTGACGGTCTGCAACCGACTTCTTGACGAGTATAAGGTCGCCTTCGTTCCTGGTGTAGCTTTTGGTCATGATGATTTCATCAGAATGTCTTATGCTACTGATCTTGATACGATTAAGGAAGGCATCGAACGACTTAAAAACTTAGTAGACACTTTATAAAGCTATAAAATACAAGGGCAGCGGTCATTCGACCACTGCCTTTTTTAGCAAATTGTAAAGTTTTTTATCCAGTTTTTCAATATCTCTGACAATGTGTTTCATCGGTTTATGGAACTCCCTGGACATTCTTCTGACATCCAGCTTCTGATTGCCATCAAGATACTTCTGCCTGATGATGACAACCTCTATGGGTGTGAAGTCCTCACTTTCCAGCAGTTCTTCAATTTTACCGGTCAAGTGTTTTATGTTTTGCAGATTAATCATATATCCTTCTCCAACAGCTCTGTGGCTAATTCAACCATTTGCTCTCCTGCCGAATTCTCAATCGTCACACTGCCTTTACCTGCATCATCACATAAAAGATCCAAGTCTTGTAAGGTCCGCTTTAAATGAAAGGATGTGCCCAGGTTACCGTCATAGATATTGACGGTATGATTGAAATACGCGCTGATTGTTTGCTTTAAAAAAATGAAATGCGTGCAACCTAGAACAACGCCGCTAATTTGATTACGTTCCTCTTTTGAAATGACCTGATCCAAGATGCGATAAACCTCTTGATAGGTCACCTTCTGACTTTCCACCAGTTCGACAAACTCCGGAGTGGGACATTTGATAATGGTCACCTCATCCAAATATTGATCCATCAACTTTTCAAATTTAGACTCCCTAAGCGTCATCTCAGTGGCAAGGACTGCGATATGGCCACCGGGATGGGCGAGAGCGGCTGGTTTAAGAGCAGGTTCCATACCGATGATTGGCAATTCATACTGGTTACGAAGATGGGACGCGGCAGCGCTTGTCGCCGTATTGCAGGCTATCACCACAGCCTTGACCCCCAACGTTATAAAATACTCGACAATCCTCTGTGAATGTCCAATCACCTGTTCTACTGTCTGTGGTCCATACGGGGCGTGCTTGCTGTCGCCATAATAGATTATATTCTCATTGGGCAGTATTTTCCTAATCGTGTTTACGACGCTAACTCCGCCAAGTCCTGAATCGAACACACCGATTGGCGCACATTTATTACTCTTCACCCTTATCCCCTCCCTTATCTTTTACCTTTTAAGTATAAACCATACTGCAATTTTGACAAGACCAATAAAACTGGTTAAAATACATATTATCAACACAATTATGCACATAATCCATGATGTTTGTCTTGTTACCTTTTGTTATACACAACCACATGGAGATAGAATCGTGTATTTTCAACCATTACGTAAAAGTCAGCCTGAATAAGCAATCTTAGATAATTCAGAAAGCTTTACTTATCAACAAGTTATTAAGAGGTGGTGGATAAGTTGCCAACAGTTAACTGCAAAAGGTGTGCCTATTACTTTGTAACTTGGGAACCACAGCGTCCACATGGCTGTAGATATTTCGGTTTCAAGTCTATGCAAATACCAAGCATCGTCGTCAAACGGTCCTCAGGAAACGAATGCGGGGCCTATAAAGCCAAAATTATCACAAAATAAGGCATACAAACGGAGACTTCCCCAATTTAATCCACAGGTTATCCACGTTTTGTGTATAACTTATGGTAACAAGGAGATAATAAAAAAACGAGCGAAGATCCGCTCGTTTTCGTTTATCGCTGAACTTTAGTCCAAAATGATGTTAAAACTAATATCCATCACCGGATAAGAGTGAGTCAACGCACCTGACGAAATCACATCGATTCCAGTTTTTCCAAGTTCATTCAACCGATCGATTGTAACATTGCCAGAAACCTCGAGAATCGCTCTTTTCGCATTGATAGCGACCGCTTCCCTTATCATTTCAGTGCTCATGTTATCAAGCATGATGATATCCGCATTCGCTTCGATCGCTTCTTTCAATTGATCCAATGACTCAACTTCAACTTCTATCTTGATCGTGTGCCCCAGCATTTTTCTCGCTTTATCAACCGCCTGCCTTATTCCACCGCATACAAGGATATGATTATCCTTGATCATGACAGCGTCAGATAAGTTGTAACGGTGATTGCATGCGCCTCCTATGAATACGCTATACTTTTCAAAGGGTCTGAATAAAGGTGTGGTCTTTCTCGTATCGACAAGTTTGACCAGTGGATTATCAAGGGCCTCAACGAAAGACTTCGTCATCGTTGCTATTCCACACATGCGCTGCATGAAGTTGAGTGCGATTCTTTCCGCTTTGAGCAAGGCTCTGGCATCGCCATCCACTTTCATCAATTCTTGTCCGACAACTACCGCTTCGCCTTCACCCACATACCAGGTGATTTTCGCACTCGGATCCAAGAGTAAAAACGCCTGATCCACAACTTCTGTTCCACAGATGATGCCATCCGCTTTAGAGGT
Proteins encoded:
- a CDS encoding aminotransferase class I/II-fold pyridoxal phosphate-dependent enzyme, coding for MFRDDLMKVLKKDLISAHMPGHKYKRIHGGNLLKMDTTEIEGTDNLHHPTGIIKKAMDHARDAYGSDATHFLVGGSTVGILAAIMGSTKRGEQILVGRDCHQSVYHACMLKGLTYETVGPIWSSSGTIEGYEEQAILDCLAKNESIKVVVITSPSYYGYTTDLGSVVELMDKREGIVIVDEAHGAHLNFSSKSRVSALNMGAHIVVQSTHKTLPAMTQTGVIHFKNAHRCYSGVTEYLKILQSSSPSYVLIASIDEAIHYMVDNRQRQDNLFGHIVELKATRLKRWLSGVKEQDDPFKIWLHTAPVGYTGYEINQLLISHGIYCELSNHSGVLLYLSIMNTEAELEAIADVLDGVVMKTPLAPIRVMYPAPIRLYDKDQLDRLCEEVVNLDDAAGKVAAQRIVPYPPGIPLIMPGELITEEHVTIIRGLMGDHHEIIGMEMERENIRVVSR
- a CDS encoding pyridoxal phosphate-dependent aminotransferase gives rise to the protein MLSNRVNNITPSMTLGISTKVKELSRAGIEVLNLSIGEPDFFTPDGAKDSAIEAIHSNKTKYDAATGVLELRQAICKKLEKENSISYRPEEIVVSSGAKHSITNTLMAITNPGDEVIVPIPYWVSYPEMVKLTEGVPVFVETEFENNFKLKPQELRNAITDKTKAIFITNPSNPTGAVYTKDELKALADICVQHGIYIIADEIYERMCYLDEFTSIASLSEEIKEITITINGLSKSVSMTGWRVGYTASRADIAKGMGSIQGHLVSHPSTISQYAAIGGLTNCDDDIAHMKSVYKQRKDQAIEWIEAIEGLSVVKPDGAFYIFINIGPLRDKIDSKDLSLTVCNRLLDEYKVAFVPGVAFGHDDFIRMSYATDLDTIKEGIERLKNLVDTL
- a CDS encoding thymidylate kinase, whose translation is MGLLITIEANDGSGKETQSKRLLKRLTDEGYPVRLVSFPNYESESSALVKMYLKGDFGQNADDVSPFASSVFFAVDRFASYKKEWSDFYAEGGIVIADRYTTANMVHQSTKFESVEEVDKFLMWLENFEYELMGIPRPDLTFFLDVPVEHSIAVIEKRANKIDGSEVKDIHERDHSHLSRAYEASKHIGELFGWHRIECMLDREFRPIDAIHEDIYRVVGKLLKERFQVERSDV
- the murI gene encoding glutamate racemase; this encodes MKSNKCAPIGVFDSGLGGVSVVNTIRKILPNENIIYYGDSKHAPYGPQTVEQVIGHSQRIVEYFITLGVKAVVIACNTATSAAASHLRNQYELPIIGMEPALKPAALAHPGGHIAVLATEMTLRESKFEKLMDQYLDEVTIIKCPTPEFVELVESQKVTYQEVYRILDQVISKEERNQISGVVLGCTHFIFLKQTISAYFNHTVNIYDGNLGTSFHLKRTLQDLDLLCDDAGKGSVTIENSAGEQMVELATELLEKDI
- the nadC gene encoding carboxylating nicotinate-nucleotide diphosphorylase, translated to MLNTFIIEAALKNAFIEDNHYIDVTSDMLIEKHLQATGLMTSKADGIICGTEVVDQAFLLLDPSAKITWYVGEGEAVVVGQELMKVDGDARALLKAERIALNFMQRMCGIATMTKSFVEALDNPLVKLVDTRKTTPLFRPFEKYSVFIGGACNHRYNLSDAVMIKDNHILVCGGIRQAVDKARKMLGHTIKIEVEVESLDQLKEAIEANADIIMLDNMSTEMIREAVAINAKRAILEVSGNVTIDRLNELGKTGIDVISSGALTHSYPVMDISFNIILD